The Aspergillus fumigatus Af293 chromosome 5, whole genome shotgun sequence nucleotide sequence TCCAACAAATCCGAGCCGTCCCGGAAGTTTGTGCAGACTTTCGTGCTCGCTGAGCAGCCCAACGGCTACTATGTTCTCAATGATATCTTCCGGTACTtggtcgacgaggaggaggaggagataaTAAATGAGGACGCCGCTCCGGCTGAAGCTCCCTCCGCTGCTGCAGCCCCTGCTGAGGAGCAGGTCGCGGAGCCTGCTGAGGAACCTGCCACTGCTGAGGCTGCACCTGAAGTGACCGAAGCCCAGGTCACTAatgaagctgctgctgctcaagtGGACGAGAAACTTGAGCAGGCCCAGGAGAATGGCGAACCAGCACAGGTCAACGGAGCTACTGCGGAAGCGCCGGAGGCTCCGCAAGAAGCTCCTGCCCCGGTCCAGCCTGAAGTTGCGGCGCCGGAAAAGCCCGCAACTCCTCGGTCTACACCAGCTGAACCtgtgaagaaggaggctCCTGCGCCTGAAAAAGAGACCGCTGCTCCAGTAAAGGCTGTTCCCAAGACCTGGGCCACCATTGCATCCAAATCCGGGGCTTCAGCTCCTGTTGTCCCTGCTATTCCCGTTGCCCCGCCTAAGCctactcctgctcctgcCGCATCTCAGCCTtcccctgcccctgccccgtctcagcctgctccttcttctgcttctacTCCTACAGCTGCCGCCTCTGAAATCACTCCAGAGCAACCAACTTCCACTGACAGTGCTGGCTGGCAAACTGCTGGTCACGATCATAAGAAGACCCAATCTCGTGCCGCCGAAGAGCAGAACGTCCTTGCATACATCAAGAATGTCAATGAGAAGGTCGATGCAAGCTTGCTCAAGCAAACTCTCTCTCGTTTCGGGAAACTTAAGTATTTTGACGTGAGCCGCCAGAAGGTATGTTGACCGTTGACTTTGAACGCTTTGAAGATAGCTCGAACTGACCTGACTGTTTGTCGCAAAGAACTGCGCCTTCGTTGAGTTTGCGGAGCCTGCCGGTTATGCCGCTGCCGTGGCTGCAAACCCTCACCAAATCGGATCCGAACAAATATTCGTTGAGGAACGTCGTCCGCGCGGTAACGCTTATGGCGGCAATGCTAACTACGGTGCTGGCCGTGGTGGCGCGGGTCGTGGCCGCGGTGACCGTGCTGGCAACCAGGGCCGTGGTGGCTTCCAGCGCGACGGACGTGGCGGCTTTGCTCCCCGTGGCCGTGGAGGAAACGTGAACGGCAAGCCCCGCAACCAGCCTCAGGCTGCTTAAAAGGGTCTGTCGAAGATTCTCTTTCTACCTTCCACGATTCTTAGCCCTTCCTCCTGGTCCAAAGCAGCATATCAGGTTGAGATGCTGCGATGATTCCAGGGCATGTATTACTCACATCTACTCATAATGACATCCATGTGTTATGTGGCCCCCTCTATCACACTGCATATTAGCGGTTGGAAAAGTTCTTATGTCATTCCTCACTGGGAAGGCCCTTTTTTCCCCGTTTCTTTGGTCATTTGATATATGACTTCTATTTCCTATCATTGTACTCTCATGACCTATTTTTGCCTTttctctttgccttttctAGCATAGCGAGCTCGAAGGCCAACGTTGTTCTGATTGTTCTCTATTCATCTATCCTTTCACTAGTTCGAGTGCCTTTTTTTCCCGATGCGTGTTTTGTTGGTCATATCCTCTCGATGAATTGTAAATGGATGATTTATTCCTGTTTCCATGGTGATATGCTTTCATTGGGGCTGCAATAGGTGGCGAGCTGGTTTTCCAGTGAGAAATGGCCTTGGGCTACATAGCTTGCGAGTCGAGAGCAGGCCAAGTGTGCTCTCGCTACGGGCAGCATTGGCCGGGTGTGTAATATTAATAATGGATATTTCGCCATTGTTTGAGCTGATGCTAAAGGTAGAAGCCTTGACTAGGTAGAAGACGATCCCTCGTTTTAGATGATCATCAAACGACCTCCATGTTGAAGATATATCAGATGGCTGTACTTCGTACGCGAGTACAGAAGAGTACTTCAGATGCCTGGTTGATCTGACAGGTCACATGAAAACGCAAGTTGCCTGGGTAAACCCCCAGATAGTCCAAGCAACAGAGCAGAATCGAATCTGTGTACTGAGAGGAGGGCAAGCTGCTTTCGAGGACCTGGAGAAGCGGTATACAATACAGCCTTGTAATTGGCTCCGCGAGTCTCTAGACAGTGGAGCGGAACGTTCTAGATGGGAGCCTGAGGCAGTCAGGCAAGTCAGAAATATGCTTTGTATTAGAAACACCGAGATGTGGTCGCAGCGGATCGGGGGGACGTTCGAAAACGGAATTAAGAGAGAGCCAAGATTGAGATGACAAGAGGTTGCGGATGAAGCTTCTAGATCCCCTTCATACCATCAGCAGCGTGATAGACAGGGGCTAAGAGAAGCTCCAGCTCGTCAGAAGGCGCTGGAACCTTGTTGGAAGCTCGACCAGTGGAACAGCGGAGAGCATGGAAGTTGCTGGATTGCCGTAGAAACACCGCATCGAAATTTTGTCTCCCGCAGCCCAGAAAACATTAAGTCGGCCTTCCCCCCCCTCAGCTATTTTACTTCTTTCTCCTCAGTCATATCTTgtttctcatcctcaaaagTCTCACTCTTAAACCTATTTCCTCTCTCCCCTTTGACGCCTTCGCTTCATCTCTCTGCAAACGTTTGCTTACCTCTCCACCTACCGCTCTTTCACGAATCCACCTATCTATCGTTCATGTAAGTCTTAGTTGCCCCTCAAGTTTGGACAGCTTTCCAAACCCCCCCTCTCTTCCCCCAACTGCCTCAGATCAATAGAAGTTGAGATTATCAGGCGGCCTAACTAACAATCTGTCAAACAATCAGAATCCATCTTTCTCATATCTCGCTCTCCCTCCGCCATCATGTCTTCCGAAACCTTTGAATTCCAGGCTGAGATCTCTCAGCTTCTCTCGCTGATCATCAACAC carries:
- a CDS encoding NTF2 and RRM domain protein, translated to MSDTTQPPMNGNYPAQHAYPDSYNHAHTAVTSVSNFQPAQSSTPTNAPPNDQKNGISKDEVGWYFVEQYYTNMSRSPEKLHLFYSRRSQLVFGTEAESVPVAVGQKAINEKFKQLDFQDCKVRVLNVDSQASFDNILISVIGEISNKSEPSRKFVQTFVLAEQPNGYYVLNDIFRYLVDEEEEEIINEDAAPAEAPSAAAAPAEEQVAEPAEEPATAEAAPEVTEAQVTNEAAAAQVDEKLEQAQENGEPAQVNGATAEAPEAPQEAPAPVQPEVAAPEKPATPRSTPAEPVKKEAPAPEKETAAPVKAVPKTWATIASKSGASAPVVPAIPVAPPKPTPAPAASQPSPAPAPSQPAPSSASTPTAAASEITPEQPTSTDSAGWQTAGHDHKKTQSRAAEEQNVLAYIKNVNEKVDASLLKQTLSRFGKLKYFDVSRQKNCAFVEFAEPAGYAAAVAANPHQIGSEQIFVEERRPRGNAYGGNANYGAGRGGAGRGRGDRAGNQGRGGFQRDGRGGFAPRGRGGNVNGKPRNQPQAA